CGCCACCTCACGCGCGATCGCGAACGCCACCCGGCGGCCGGCCGGGGTATCCATCCCGCCCACGGTCAGCCCGGTGACGGTCGCGATCGAATTGAGGGCGGCATTGAACGCAACCTTTTCCCATACCCCGCCTTCGATCGCCTCATCGTGATGCGCATCGATGCCGGCGCCGCGTAGCAGCGCAACAGCGGCCTGCGCACCCTGATCACCCTGCGGCCGGTAGCTGCCCAGCCTGACGGTGCCGTGGCCGTGCGAGGATACGCGGGTGGGCGCTTCCAGATCGGCGGGCATATCGGTCACGCCCATCAGCACCTGTTCCGCCGGGAAGACTTCGGCGATCGCTTCGGCGTTGCCGATGCCGTTCTGCAGCGTGAGCGCGAACGTGGATGCCCGCACAAGGTGCGCCACCGATGCAATGGCGGAAGCGCTGTGCATGGATTTTGTGAACAGCAGCACCAGATCGACCGGCCCGGCCACGTCTGCGGCCAGCTTTGCCTTGATGGGGATTCGCCGCTCGCCGTCATCGTCGGCCAGCGTGATGCCATCGCGGGCCAGCGATTCCAGCCGCGCGCGGTCCACGTCGACAAGCGTTACGGAAACGCCCGATTTCGCCAGCTTGGCCGCGAACAGGCAGCCCATCGCGCCGGCGCCGACGATCACCACTTCACGCATCCGCATTCTCCCGCATCCTTCGCCCGCGCGCCCGGGACGGGGCGGTGGCAAGCGCAGCCAGCTAACCAGTGGCCCCCGATCTAGCAAGCGGTGTGGCCCCGCCTGTTGCAGCGCCCTGCGCCAGCGGCAGCAGCTCGAACAAGCGCCGCGCGGCGGGAACTACGCTACCGCGCCGACGCGTATAGACATAGAAACGGCGCTCGATTTCCAGGGCCTTCACGCGGATCGGCTTGATGGCGCCCCGCTCCATTTCAGCATGAAGCAAAGGCATCGGCAGCCAGCCAAGCAGGGAACTGGCGGCAACGGTCGCCAGCATGGTGCCGATCGACGCGGTTTCGACCGCCACGTCGGGCAGCGCTTCGCCCTGCGCGGTGACGAGGCGGTGAAACAGCATGCGCGGCGTGCTGCCGATCTCCGGCATGGTCCAGCGCTGCTCCAGCGCCGCGCTCAACGGCACGTCCTTCGCCTCGGCCAGCGGATGCCCCGCGGCGGCGAAGACGGTGTAGGTATCGGTGTAAGCCAGTTCCGCCATCGGCCAGATGTCGGGATGCGGCGCCAGTTCCGGGGCGATCACCACGTCGATCTCGCGCCCGGCCAGCGCCTGGACCAGCCGGTCTTCGGGCGCGTCCAGCAGGTCGATGTGCAGGCCGGGCGCCATGTCCAGCAGAGCCGCGACAATGCCGGGCAACATCGGGCGCGCCACGGCCGCTACCGCGCCCACGCGCAGGCGCGCGCGGCCCAGCCCACGCAAGGCATCCAGCGCGGCGGTCGCCTGCTCCATCTCGAACAGCAGCAGGCGGGCATGGGAAATCAGCGTTTCGCCGGCGGCGGTGGGGGCCATCCCCTTGCTGTGCCGATCGAACAGGGGCTGGCCGAAGCGCCGCTCCATCTCGCCGATCAGGCGGCTGAGCGCGGGCTGTGTCATGAAGGCCGCCTCGGCCGCCCGCCCCAGGCTGCCCCGGTCGACCACGGCCAGGAACGCCCGCAATTCTCGCTGATCAAAAGCCATGCGCAATTGTTATGACTTTCGCACGATTCTGCAATGGTGGCGATAGCCGCATCGACCGATAAGACCGCCGAGGAATGGAGAGGAACACGATCATGCACACCGTTCGCGATGCAACGCTGTCGCTGCTGCGCACGCTGGGCATGACCACGGTGTTCGGCAATCCGGGGTCGACCGAGCTGCCGATGTTCCGGGACTTCCCCAAAGACTTCCGCTATATCCTGGGGCTGCAGGAATCGATCGTGATGGGCATGGCCGATGGCTTTGCCCAAGCGACCGGCAATGCCGCGCTGGTCAACCTGCACTCGGCGGCCGGCGTGGGCCATTCGCTCGGCAACCTGTTTACCGCGTTCAAGAACCAGACGCCGCTGGTGGTCACCGCCGGCCAGCAGGCGCGGTCGATCCTGCCGTTCGAACCGTTCCTCTTCGCCGAACGCCCCACCGAATTTCCGCGCCCTTACGTGAAATGGGCGGTCGAGCCCGCGCGCGCGCAGGACGTGCCCGCCGCGATCGCGCGCGCCTATTATGTCGCGATGGAGCCGCCTTGCGGGCCCACGTTCGTATCCGTGCCGGTGGACGACTGGGACCAGCCCTGCGATCCGATCGCGCCGCGCCGCGTCGTTGCACGCAATCCCGGCGACCCGGCGATGCTGGACGAGATCGCCGGCGCGCTGGCGCAGGCGAATGCCCCGGCCTTCGTGCTCGGGGCCGGCATCGCGCGCGATGGCGCATGGCAGGAAGCGATCGCGCTGGCGGAACGCCATTCGGCAAAGGTCTGGGCCGCGCCGTTCGCAGCGCGCGAGGTTTTCCCCGAGCGGCACCCGCTGTTCGCGGGTTTTCTCAACCCGGGCCGCGAGGCGATCGTCCGCGACCTTTCCGGGCATGACCTGATCCTGGTCGTGGGCGGCCCCTTGTCGCTCTACCACACCGAGGGCTTCGGCCCGCACCTGCCGGAAGGCGCGCAACTCTACCATGTCGTCGATTCCATTGCCGTGGCAAGCTGGGCTCCCGATGGCGCAGCCGTGATCGCGGACGCCAAAAGCGCGCTGGCGCGCCTGCTGGAAGGACCTACACCGAAGGCACGCGCGGTGCCGGCCGTCCGCGCAACTCCTGCGCCGCTCGCGGCAACCGGGCTGACCGACGCCTACCTGCTCCAGCAAATCGCCCGCCTGCGCCCCGCCGGATCGGTGATCGTGGAGGAAGCGCCATCCAGCCGTGGGGCCATGCACGATCATCTCCCGATCCTGGATGCGGGCGGCTTCTTCACCTGCGCCAGCGGAGGGCTTGGCCACGGACTGCCCGCCTCGGTCGGCGTCGCGCTGGGCCGGCCCGACGCCAAGGTCATCGCCATTCTCGGCGACGGATCGAGCATGTACGCCATTCAGGGGCTGTGGTCCGCCGCGCAATTGGGCTTGCCGATCAGCTTCGTGATCGTGAACAACCGACGCTACGAAGCGCTGGTCAACTTCGGCCGCCACTTCGGCTTGCAGCAGACGCTGGGGACCGCGCTCAACGATATCGACTTCTGCGATCTTGCGCGGGGCCAGGGCCTTTCGGCCGCGCGCGTCGATACGGTAGAAGCGCTGGACGGCGCGCTGGCCGCTTCCTTCGCGGCACCGGGGCCAACGCTGGTCGAAGTGCTGGTGGATTGACGAAAACCGCCATGAACGGGACGCCATGAACGGGATAAGGACAATGTTCACCGGACGCCTTTCGGACCTGATTGACGATCGTCCCGATGAAGGCATCTTCCGCGTCAGCCGGGCGATCTTCGATGATCCCGGCGTCTTCGAGCTGGAAATGCGCCAGATCTTCGAACGCGGATGGGTATTCCTCGGCATCGCTGATCAGGCGCGCGATCCGCACGACTTCTTCACCACCGATATCGGCCGCGTGCCGGTGCTGGTCAGCCGCGATGGCGAGGGCGCCCTGGCGGCCTTCGTCAACTCCTGCCCGCACCGTGGTTCGCGCGTGGCGCAGACACTGGCCGGCAACGCCCGCTTGCACGTGTGCCCTTACCACAGCTGGAGCTTCGACAGCGCGGGCCGCAACAAGAACGTGAAACTGAAGCGCGCCGGCTGCTACGCCGAGAGCTTCGACGCGCAGAGCCACGACTTGCCCGCCCTGCCCGCCTTCGGCGAATATCGCGGCTTCCTGTTCGGCAGCCTCGATGCCGATGTGCCGCCGCTCGCAACGCACCTGGGCGAAGCCGCGAAGCTGCTGGACCTCGTTGCCGACCAAGGACCGGACGGATTCGAACTGGTGCCCGGCGCGGTCACGTTCACGTTCCAGGCCAACTGGAAGCTGCAACTCGAAAACTGCTCGGACGCCTATCACTTCACCTCGACGCACCCGTCTTACATCCGCATCCTCGAACAGCGGCAGACCGCCAACACCGGCGTCGCGGTGAAATCGGTGTGGGAAAGCAGCGATTACTGGCGCGAGGACGCGCAGGGCGTGGCCGGTGGCAGCTTCAGCTTTCCCAACGGCCACGTGCTGAACTGGGGCATTTTCGGCGTGACCGAGGCGCTGCCGCTGTTCGAGCAGGCCGAAGCGCTTGCCGAACGCCACGGCGCCGCCAAGCGCGACTGGATGTTCAACATGCGCAACCTGTCGATCTTCCCCAACCTGCAGATCGCCGAAAACGCATCCAGCCAGTTGCGCGTCATCCGCCCGTTGGCACCGGACCTCACGGAAATGCGCACCTGGTGCATCGCCCCCAAGGGCGAAAGCGCGCAGGCGCGGCGCCAGCGGATCCGGCAGTACGAGGATTTCTTCAACCCCAGCGGCATGGCCACCCCCGATGATACGGTAAGTTACGAGAACTGCCAGCGTGGCTTCGCCAGCCGCGTCGATCCCTGGCTGCAAGGCTATTCGCGCGGCACGACAGCCAGCAAGGCCGGCGGCAACCCGTTCTCCGACCTGATCGGCATGGAGCCCGCCCGCAACGTGCTGGCCGATGCGCAGCTTGGCGATGAAACACTGTTCCAGAGCTATTATCGCGAATGGGCGCGCCGCATGGCGGGAGTGATCGAACAATGACCCTGTCGCTGAAAGACGCCGAGGCCCTCCTCTATCTCGAAGCGGAATGCCTCGATGAAAGCCGCTGGGACGATTGGCTGGATCTCTATGCGGAAGATGCCTGCTTCTGGATGCCGGCATGGAAGAACGAGACCGAAACGACCACCGATCCCGAGGCCGAGCTTTCGCTGATCTATTACAAGGGGCGCAAGAACCTGGCCGATCGCGTGTGGCGCGTGCGATCCGGGCAATCGGTGGCCTCCACCCCGCGCATCCGCGCCGTCCACCTGATAACCAACGTCAGGTTGACGGCGGCCGACGAAGCGGGCGCGCACGTCGCCGCGAATTTCGCGGTCCACCTGTTCGACAAGCGATCAGGCCGGACGCACGCCTTTTTCGGGCGCTACCGGCACGACCTGCGGCGCGAGGGCGAGCGCTGGGTGATCGCCGCCAAGACGATCGTGCTGCTCAACGATACGATCCCCACCGTGCTGGACTTCTACTGCATCTGACCAGCGCGACGCACGCCTCAGCCGGCCTCTGTCCTTCCGCCCCCGACTTTTGGAAGAAACAGCGCGAGCAGTCCAATGGCCGGTAGGAACGCGCATATCGCATAGACGCTTTCGATACCGAACCGGTCCGCGACCTCGCCCAGGACGGCGGCCCCGACACCACCCATCCCGAACGAAAAGCCGAAGAACAGGCCCGAGATCATGCCGATGCGCCCCGGAACCAGTTCCTGCGCGAAGACGACGATCGCCGGAAAAGCCGAGGCCAGGATCAGTCCGATCAGCACCGTCAGCGGGCCTGTCCAGAACAGGCTGGCGTGCGGGAGCAGCAGCGTGAACGGCAAAGCCCCGGCGATCGAGAACCAGATGACGTACTTGCGCCCAAACCTGTCGCCCAATGGCCCGCCGGCGATCGTCCCCACCGCGACCGCGCCGAGGAAGACGAAGAGATGGATCTGCGCAACCTGCACCGACACCCCGAAGCGGTGGATCAGGTAAAACGTGAAGTAGGAACTGAGACTGGCCAGATAGACGTACTTGGAGAAGATCAGCGCGAGAAGGATCGCGATGCCGCCCAGCACCTTGCCGCGCGGAAGGGCAAAGCTCTCCTTGTGCTGTCCACTTCCCGACGAAAGCCGGGTCAGGCCATGATCCCGGTACCACCGGCTGACGTTCCACAGGATCGCGCAGGATAGAAGCGCCAGAAGCGCGAAGAACGCCAGGCTCGACTGCCCCCACCGCACGACGACGATTGCCGCCGCGAGCGGCCCGATCGCCGAGCCGGCGTTTCCGCCGACCTGGAACATCGACTGCGCCAGTCCGTGCCGGCCGCCGGCGGCCATGCGCGCCACGCGCGAGGATTCCGGGTGAAATACCGAAGAGCCCATGCCCAGCATCGAGGCGCCGACCAGCAAAAGCCAATAGGTGTGCGCGACGGACAGGACCATCAGCCCACCGAGCGAGAACAGCGTTCCGCCCGGCAGCGCCAGCGGTGTCGGCCGCTTGTCGGCATAGGCGCCGACCAGTGGCTGCAGGATCGAAGCGGTCACCTGATAGGCCAGCGTCACCAGCCCGATCTGGCTGAAGCTAAGCCCCAGCTCGCTTTTCAAATTGGGGTAGATCGCCGGCAGCAGCGATTGCATCATGTCGTTGAGCAGATGGCAAAAGCTGATCGCCGCGATCACGCCGAACGCCGTGGTGGTGGTGTCGGAACGAGGGGATTTGGCTGGGATCGTCGTCATCATTGGTTTCCGTTGCATACCATTCTCCGCTAGAGCTTCCACCCCTGGCCCGCATTCCTCTATGGGTCTTTCATTTGCGCGAATGGGACATCGACGTGCCTTGGAACGATCCCGCCCTCGTCGAGCACATCGATCGTCCGATCGTGGGCATCGGCAACGAGTATCCTCCCGCGTTCGAACTCGATTGGCACGAACACCGGCGCGGCCAGCTGCTCTATGCGGCGCGGGGCGTTGTGGTGGTCAGCACACCTCACGGGGCCTGGGTTGCGCCGCCCGAGCGGGCGGTCTGGACGCCCGGCGGCTGCCCGCACGCCGTGCGCATGATCGGGGCCGTCAGCACGCGCAGCGTTCTCATCGAGCGTGACGCAACAGGCTGGCTGGGCGACGCCAACAAGGTCATCCAAGTCTCGCCGCTGCTGCGCAGCCTGCTCGAGGCCGCATGCGATATTGCGCCCGAATACGACCCCGCGAGCCGCGATGGCCTCGTCATGGCGCTGCTGCTGGCCGAAGTCGCCCAGGCCCCGACCGTGCCGCTCGCCGTGCCCTTTCCCAAGACGGCCGAGCTCGCGCGCAAATGCCACGCCTTTCTCGAAGCCCCCTGCTCGCATGACACGATCGACCGCTGGAGCGCCGATCTGGGCATGGGGCGGCGCGCGTTCACCCGGGCGTTTCGCAAGGAGACCGGGCTTAGCTTCGGCGCGTGGCGGCAACAGGCCTGTCTGCTGGTTTCGCTGCCACGGCTGGCCGCCGGCGAATCCATCACCACCATCGCGCTGGACCTGGGCTATGACAGTCCCTCCGCCTTCACCACCATGTTCAAGCGCCACATCGGCGTCGCGCCCAGCCAGTACCGCCAGCCCGTTTCGGGGCGTTGACGGCTCTGCCATTTCATCGTCCCGAAAACGGATGGCCGTTTTCGGCGCTCCAGAATGCCAAGCGTTGCGACCGATAATCCGGGCGACGGAAGAGATATGGAATGCCCCGCCCGAGGCTCAAGCGCCGGGGATGAAGGCCTTGATCCAGTTGATGATTTCAGCACGACGCCGGCTATCGTCCGTAATGTCCTCGTCCACGCCCAGTTGCCAGGCGAGGCCGACGTCCTGCGGCGCGGCGGCAAGCCCGGTCAGTACTTTGACATAGGCATCGAGCGCGGGGCGATCGGCAAAGAAGCCCTGCGCGATCATGTCATCGGCATAGAGCGTGTAGAGCTGGACCAGCTGCGCGATGTCGAATTCCGGGTGGTACTGCACCGCCCATACCTCGCTGCGCCCGACCGGAACGATCGCGGCCTGCACCAGGCTGTGCGCGTTGGACGCGAGCAGCGTGGCACTGTCCGGCAAGCGCGTGACTTCGTCGTAATGGATGCAGGGCGCGTCGAACACCGCGCCCTTGCCCGCGAACATCGGGTGATCGGCACCCGCTACCGTGCGCACGATCTTGCGCGCGAAGCCGACCTCGCGCCCGCGCGGGTTGTATTCGACCTGCCCTCCGGCGGCCATGACGGCGATCTGCAGGCCCCAGCAGCTTCCGAACACCGGCAGACCCGCTTCGGCCGCGTCGCGCAGCATGGCGATCTGGTTGGTGACGGCGAATTCCTTGTCATAGGCATGAAGCGACGAACCGGTGACGACGAAGCCGTCGTAATCGGCGAACGAGCGGCCACCGGGGATAGCCCAATCCGCATCGGCCGCGTTGACCACGTCCAGATCGAAACCGGGAAAATGCGCCAGGATCGCCAGCGCGTAGATCTCGCTGGACGAACGCACGCCCAGTTCGGCCGCACGCGCGCGTTTGTCGGCGGTATTGCCTTCCATCAGAAGCAGTCGGGTCATCGGGGATCTCTAGTGTTGCGATTGCAAGGTATCCGCGCGGTAGCGCTGCGGCGGCACGCCCACCCAGCGGGTGAAGGCGCGCGTGAAATTGGAATGCTCGGCATAGCCCAGCCGCAACGCGACTTGCGCGATCGAGCATTCCGGGCGGGTGCGGAATTCCAGCATCGCCTGCCGCATCCGGCATTCGTCGAGCAGTTGCTGGAAAGTCAGGTGGGCCTCGGCCAGCCGGCGCCGCATGGTGCGGCTCGACATGCCGATCTCGCTGGCGAGTTCATCCTGGTTGATCTCGCCCTGCGACATACGCGCGAAGATCATCGCGGCCAGCCGATCGCGCGCGGGCTCGGCGCGGCGCTTGCGCGCGATCTGCGTCGACAGGCCCTTGAGATTGCACCTGGCTTCGGATGGCGGCATCGCCGCGTCGAGCATGGCGACCGGCAGGCTCAGCGAATTGACCTCGCCGCCAAAGCTCAAGCGGCTGAGCGGCATGGCAAGCCCCGTATCGCGGCGCGCGCATTCGAACCCCAGCTCGATCTCGTCCATCGCGTCGGGCACGGCCATGCGCACGATGCGGGCGACGATGCCAAGGCTGAACATGGCGTCGTGATGGCGCGGCCAGATGTCGGGATCGAGGATGCGGTAATTGACCGTCGCCGTCCCGTCCTTGACCTGAAAGTCCAGCGTGGTCGAATCTTGGAGCAGTTCGAAGTGGTCGGCAAAGCGGCGCAGGGCCGCGCCGAGCGTCTGGGCCGAGGTGATCGCGGTGCCGATCTCCCCCAGTTGCGCAAGATCGTAGTTGAGGCCGATCGTCCATGTCGCGGCCGGATGATTGGCCCGCTCGCCAACGGATTCCGCCATGCGCGCGAAACGCTTGAGCGATATGCGGTTCGACGTGGCGACGTCGTCATTGTCGAGGCCTGCCCGGGCAAGGGCTTCGTCGGGTTCGATACCGAAGGCGGGCATGGAGTCGGTCCACCCGCAAAGCGCTTCGGCCTGTACTGCCGGTTGGCTCATGGCTACTCCCCTATACGATAGTCGGAATGCGATTCCCGATCTTGACAGGAGCGTAACGCAGCCTCGCCATTCCAAATTATCCGAAACGGTCATTGGATTGATACTTTCGATCAAATCCGGAGCTTGCTTTGATCGGGAATGCCACTTGGCCAGTCCTGCCAAGTGAACCTGCGGCCGCTGTCCTAGGAACTGGCACCTTCAAGGGGAGGGACTCGCATTGGCCCAGCAATACGACGTCGACAGTCCGGCAGCCGTTGTCAGCGCGATCGTGCTGGGCACGCTGGGCGTGCTTTCGTTCATCGTCCAGCCCGCGCTGGTGCAGGGCTTCGTCACCCACCTGCATGTCGGCGAACCGGAAGCCCTGAACCTCGCCGGCATCGAGATGCTGGGCGTCGCCATCTCCTCGATCGCCATGGCGCTGGGTTCGCACCGGTACGACTGGCGGCGAGTCATGGCGGCGGCGCTGCTCGTCGCCGCGCTGGGCAACGGCCTTTCGGCCATGGCATCCGGCGGCGGCACGCTGTGGGCAGCCCGCTTCATCGCCGGGCTGGGGCACGGCGCGATCATCACGCTCAGTTTCACGTTCGTCGGGCTAACCCGCAAGGTGGACCGCAACATCGCCTTGTATCTGGCTCTGCTGCTAACCTACGGCGCGATCGGCGTGTGGCGGATGCCGGCGTTCCTCGACCGCTTCGGCCTACCGGCCCTGTTCTGGCTGTTCGCCGCACTTCTCCTTCTCGGGCTGGCCACCGTGCGCAACGTGCCGCGCACGCACGAGGCGCGGGCCGAAGTGCCCGAAGGCGCGCGCGATCTGCCGCATGGCATGGTCGCGGTCGCGCTGGCGGGGGTACTAGCCTACAACATTGCGCAGGGCATCGCCTGGGCCGTGCTGTTCCTCGTCGGCATCGCGGCCGGTCTTGGCGAACAATCCGTGGCCGACGCGCTGTTCGCTTCGCAAGTGCTGGCGATCGGCGGCGCGCTGGCGTCGGTGTTCCTGGCCGGTGCGCTGGCGCGCGATCGCGCGATCATGATCGGCATTCTCGGCGGCGGAGCATGCATCGCGCTCCTGCTCGCCCATCCCGGCATCGTCCTGTTCGCGATCAGCGTCTGCGGCTTCAACGTGCTGTGGAATTTCGTCCTGCCGTTCATCCTCGGCACCGTGGGCGAGTTCGACACGCGCGGGCGCATGATCGGCCGCGCCGTGGCGATGCAGATGCTGGGGCTTGGCACCGGGCCGTTCCTGGCCGGGCTGCTGACCAACGGATCGAGCTATACCCTGGTCGAACTGGCGTGCATCTTCTTCTTCCTCGCCAGCTTTGCGCTGCTGCTTCTGCCGATGCAGGCGCACCGCCGCCTGCTCGCGCCGCAGGGCTGAGCGCTCCCGCACGCACGGCGCGCACGGCGTCTGCCAAGCGGAAATGTCCCGATCTGCCAAGCGTGACAGGACGCATCGGTATCTCCTGCAATCGACACCGGCGCGTCAGCCGCATGGCGACGATCCGGGCGACACAGGGAGATTACGCAATGACGCAGCCGCATCATCGACTGTTCCACGCTTCGCCGATGGCCATCGCGGCGGCCGTCGCGGTTATCAGCGCCACGCCGGCCTTCGCCCAAACGCAGCCGGCCGCGGAAACGACCGAAGCGCCGCAGCAGGGCTTCGGCGATATCGTCGTCACCGCCAACAAGCGCAGCGAGAACCTGCAGAAAGTCGGCATTTCGGTCTCGGCCTATTCGGGTGATCAGCTCAAGGCGCTCGGCATCACCGATACCACGCAGATCACTCAGCAGATCCCGGCGTTCCAGTTGAACGCATGGTCGCCCAACGTCACGATCTTCAACCTGCGCGGCATTTCGCAGAACAACTTCACCGATTACCTCGAAGCCCCCGTCGCGGTGTACATGGACGATGCCTACATGGGCTCGATCAACGGCATTTCCGGCCAGTTGTTCGATACCAAGCGCGTGGAAGTGCTGCGTGGGCCGCAGGGAACGTTGTTCGGCCGCAACGCCACCGGCGGACTGGTCCACTACATCAGCAACGATGCCAGCCAGGCCGATTTCAACGGCTATGCAGAAGCCAGCTACGAACGCTTCAACCGGCGCGCGCTGGAAGGCGCGGTCGGCGGTTCGATCGTGCCGGGGCTGCGCTTCCGCGTGGCCGGGCGCGTGGTCAAGGCGGATGGCTACATCAAGTCCGCCGCGGCGCTGCAGGGCACCTATGACGGCAACGGGCAGGATCTGGGCGGCGAAAACGCCTGGGCCTTGCGCGGCACGGTACAAGCCGACATCGGCAGCGACGGCAAGCTCGATCTGTGGTTCAAGCACAGCGAGGACAACCACGTCGCCACCGGCGGCTATGTCTTCGACAACTGCGATCTGCTCGCCAACGGCTATTGCCACGTCAATCCGGCCGGCCTCAGCGACGGCACCGGCGGCGTCATCAACGGCATCACCGGGGCCAAGGCCAGCCCCTATCAGAACTTCTCCAACGATCGCGGCAACTTCGACCGCCGGACCGACATCTACCAGGGCAAGCTGGTCAAGAAGTTCGGCGGCGTGGAACTGACCGCCATCACCAACTACACCGATCTCAAGAAGTCCTATGCCGAGGATGGCGATGCCCTTCCCGTCACCGTCATCCAGTTCCTCACCACCGCGCGCTACAAGCAATTCAGCCAGGAATTGCGCCTTTCTGGCGACAGCGGCCCGTTCCGCTGGCAGGCGGGCGCCTATTACCTCAACATGAAGATCGCCGGCTCGCTCACCACCATCGGCGCGCCGGTGCTGGGCACCGCCTTCGCCATCAACGGCGCGGCCAACGATCCACGCGTGGTCGAGGACTATACGCTGCGCTCGAAGAACTGGTCGCTGTTCGGCCAGGGCGAATACGATCTGTCCGACAAGCTGACCGTGATCGCCGGCGCGCGCTATTCCAAGGACAACAAATCGATCGACTATACCTCGCGCCTGATCGACACCGGCTTCCCGACCGTCGTCCGCGCCACGGACGCGGCGTTCGCGGCTGTCGTTCCCGGCATCAACCGCATCAAGTATGGTGACTGGGCAGCCCGCG
This window of the Novosphingobium sp. EMRT-2 genome carries:
- a CDS encoding ketopantoate reductase family protein, yielding MRMREVVIVGAGAMGCLFAAKLAKSGVSVTLVDVDRARLESLARDGITLADDDGERRIPIKAKLAADVAGPVDLVLLFTKSMHSASAIASVAHLVRASTFALTLQNGIGNAEAIAEVFPAEQVLMGVTDMPADLEAPTRVSSHGHGTVRLGSYRPQGDQGAQAAVALLRGAGIDAHHDEAIEGGVWEKVAFNAALNSIATVTGLTVGGMDTPAGRRVAFAIAREVAATAAAKGLSVDIARIEGKIDFALTHHRQHKASMLQDRLAGRRTEIEAINGAVAREAEGLGVPVPVTSTLADLVRLNEPA
- a CDS encoding LysR family transcriptional regulator, with amino-acid sequence MAFDQRELRAFLAVVDRGSLGRAAEAAFMTQPALSRLIGEMERRFGQPLFDRHSKGMAPTAAGETLISHARLLLFEMEQATAALDALRGLGRARLRVGAVAAVARPMLPGIVAALLDMAPGLHIDLLDAPEDRLVQALAGREIDVVIAPELAPHPDIWPMAELAYTDTYTVFAAAGHPLAEAKDVPLSAALEQRWTMPEIGSTPRMLFHRLVTAQGEALPDVAVETASIGTMLATVAASSLLGWLPMPLLHAEMERGAIKPIRVKALEIERRFYVYTRRRGSVVPAARRLFELLPLAQGAATGGATPLARSGATG
- the mdlC gene encoding benzoylformate decarboxylase, with amino-acid sequence MHTVRDATLSLLRTLGMTTVFGNPGSTELPMFRDFPKDFRYILGLQESIVMGMADGFAQATGNAALVNLHSAAGVGHSLGNLFTAFKNQTPLVVTAGQQARSILPFEPFLFAERPTEFPRPYVKWAVEPARAQDVPAAIARAYYVAMEPPCGPTFVSVPVDDWDQPCDPIAPRRVVARNPGDPAMLDEIAGALAQANAPAFVLGAGIARDGAWQEAIALAERHSAKVWAAPFAAREVFPERHPLFAGFLNPGREAIVRDLSGHDLILVVGGPLSLYHTEGFGPHLPEGAQLYHVVDSIAVASWAPDGAAVIADAKSALARLLEGPTPKARAVPAVRATPAPLAATGLTDAYLLQQIARLRPAGSVIVEEAPSSRGAMHDHLPILDAGGFFTCASGGLGHGLPASVGVALGRPDAKVIAILGDGSSMYAIQGLWSAAQLGLPISFVIVNNRRYEALVNFGRHFGLQQTLGTALNDIDFCDLARGQGLSAARVDTVEALDGALAASFAAPGPTLVEVLVD
- a CDS encoding SRPBCC family protein gives rise to the protein MFTGRLSDLIDDRPDEGIFRVSRAIFDDPGVFELEMRQIFERGWVFLGIADQARDPHDFFTTDIGRVPVLVSRDGEGALAAFVNSCPHRGSRVAQTLAGNARLHVCPYHSWSFDSAGRNKNVKLKRAGCYAESFDAQSHDLPALPAFGEYRGFLFGSLDADVPPLATHLGEAAKLLDLVADQGPDGFELVPGAVTFTFQANWKLQLENCSDAYHFTSTHPSYIRILEQRQTANTGVAVKSVWESSDYWREDAQGVAGGSFSFPNGHVLNWGIFGVTEALPLFEQAEALAERHGAAKRDWMFNMRNLSIFPNLQIAENASSQLRVIRPLAPDLTEMRTWCIAPKGESAQARRQRIRQYEDFFNPSGMATPDDTVSYENCQRGFASRVDPWLQGYSRGTTASKAGGNPFSDLIGMEPARNVLADAQLGDETLFQSYYREWARRMAGVIEQ
- a CDS encoding aromatic-ring-hydroxylating dioxygenase subunit beta codes for the protein MTLSLKDAEALLYLEAECLDESRWDDWLDLYAEDACFWMPAWKNETETTTDPEAELSLIYYKGRKNLADRVWRVRSGQSVASTPRIRAVHLITNVRLTAADEAGAHVAANFAVHLFDKRSGRTHAFFGRYRHDLRREGERWVIAAKTIVLLNDTIPTVLDFYCI
- a CDS encoding MFS transporter, which produces MTTIPAKSPRSDTTTTAFGVIAAISFCHLLNDMMQSLLPAIYPNLKSELGLSFSQIGLVTLAYQVTASILQPLVGAYADKRPTPLALPGGTLFSLGGLMVLSVAHTYWLLLVGASMLGMGSSVFHPESSRVARMAAGGRHGLAQSMFQVGGNAGSAIGPLAAAIVVVRWGQSSLAFFALLALLSCAILWNVSRWYRDHGLTRLSSGSGQHKESFALPRGKVLGGIAILLALIFSKYVYLASLSSYFTFYLIHRFGVSVQVAQIHLFVFLGAVAVGTIAGGPLGDRFGRKYVIWFSIAGALPFTLLLPHASLFWTGPLTVLIGLILASAFPAIVVFAQELVPGRIGMISGLFFGFSFGMGGVGAAVLGEVADRFGIESVYAICAFLPAIGLLALFLPKVGGGRTEAG
- a CDS encoding helix-turn-helix domain-containing protein, with the protein product MPWNDPALVEHIDRPIVGIGNEYPPAFELDWHEHRRGQLLYAARGVVVVSTPHGAWVAPPERAVWTPGGCPHAVRMIGAVSTRSVLIERDATGWLGDANKVIQVSPLLRSLLEAACDIAPEYDPASRDGLVMALLLAEVAQAPTVPLAVPFPKTAELARKCHAFLEAPCSHDTIDRWSADLGMGRRAFTRAFRKETGLSFGAWRQQACLLVSLPRLAAGESITTIALDLGYDSPSAFTTMFKRHIGVAPSQYRQPVSGR
- a CDS encoding type 1 glutamine amidotransferase; the encoded protein is MTRLLLMEGNTADKRARAAELGVRSSSEIYALAILAHFPGFDLDVVNAADADWAIPGGRSFADYDGFVVTGSSLHAYDKEFAVTNQIAMLRDAAEAGLPVFGSCWGLQIAVMAAGGQVEYNPRGREVGFARKIVRTVAGADHPMFAGKGAVFDAPCIHYDEVTRLPDSATLLASNAHSLVQAAIVPVGRSEVWAVQYHPEFDIAQLVQLYTLYADDMIAQGFFADRPALDAYVKVLTGLAAAPQDVGLAWQLGVDEDITDDSRRRAEIINWIKAFIPGA
- a CDS encoding AraC family transcriptional regulator: MSQPAVQAEALCGWTDSMPAFGIEPDEALARAGLDNDDVATSNRISLKRFARMAESVGERANHPAATWTIGLNYDLAQLGEIGTAITSAQTLGAALRRFADHFELLQDSTTLDFQVKDGTATVNYRILDPDIWPRHHDAMFSLGIVARIVRMAVPDAMDEIELGFECARRDTGLAMPLSRLSFGGEVNSLSLPVAMLDAAMPPSEARCNLKGLSTQIARKRRAEPARDRLAAMIFARMSQGEINQDELASEIGMSSRTMRRRLAEAHLTFQQLLDECRMRQAMLEFRTRPECSIAQVALRLGYAEHSNFTRAFTRWVGVPPQRYRADTLQSQH